From Desmodus rotundus isolate HL8 chromosome 10, HLdesRot8A.1, whole genome shotgun sequence, one genomic window encodes:
- the ISL2 gene encoding insulin gene enhancer protein ISL-2 has translation MVDIIFHYPFLGAMGDPSKKKPGTATCVGCGSQIHDQFILRVSPDLEWHAACLKCAECSQYLDETCTCFVRDGKTYCKRDYVRLFGIKCAKCQVGFSSSDLVMRARDSVYHIECFRCSVCSRQLLPGDEFSLREHELLCRADHGLLLERAGGGSPRSPGPLPARGLHLPEPGSGRQPALRPHVHKQAEKTTRVRTVLNEKQLHTLRTCYAANPRPDALMKEQLVEMTGLSPRVIRVWFQNKRCKDKKKSILMKQLQQQQHNDKTSLQGLTGTPLVAGSPIRHESAVQGSAVEVQTYQPPWKTLSEFALQSDLDQPAFQQLVSFSESGSLGNSSGSDVTSLSSQLPDTPNSMVPSPVET, from the exons ATGGTggatattattttccattatcCCTTCCTGGGTGCCATGGGGGATCCTTCCAAGA AGAAGCCAGGCACAGCCACGTGCGTGGGCTGCGGGAGTCAGATCCACGACCAGTTCATCCTGCGGGTGTCCCCCGACCTGGAGTGGCACGCCGCCTGCCTCAAGTGCGCCGAGTGCAGCCAGTACCTGGATGAGACATGCACGTGCTTCGTGAGAGACGGGAAAACCTATTGTAAACGGGACTACGTCAG GCTGTTCGGCATCAAGTGCGCCAAGTGCCAGGTGGGCTTCAGCAGCAGCGACCTGGTGATGCGAGCGCGGGACAGCGTGTACCACATCGAATGCTTCCGCTGCTCCGTGTGCAGCCGCCAGCTGCTGCCCGGCGACGAGTTCTCGCTGCGGGAGCACGAGCTGCTGTGCCGCGCGGACCATGGCCTCCTGCTCGAGCGCGCGGGAGGTGGCAGCCCGCGGAGCCCAGGCCCGCTCCCGGCGCGAGGCTTGCATCTGCCAG AGCCCGGGTCGGGCCGGCAGCCCGCGCTGCGGCCGCACGTGCACAAGCAGGCGGAGAAGACGACTCGCGTGCGGACCGTGCTCAACGAGAAGCAACTGCACACGCTGCGGACGTGCTACGCCGCCAACCCGCGGCCCGACGCGCTCATGAAGGAGCAGCTGGTTGAGATGACCGGCCTGAGCCCGCGGGTCATCCGCGTCTGGTTCCAGAACAAGCGTTGCAAGGACAAGAAGAAATCCATCCTCATgaagcagctgcagcagcagcagcacaacGACAAGACG AGCCTGCAGGGACTGACGGGGACGCCGCTAGTGGCCGGCAGCCCCATCCGCCACGAGAGCGCCGTGCAGGGCAGCGCGGTCGAGGTGCAGACGTATCAGCCCCCGTGGAAAACTCTCAGCGAGTTCGCGCTGCAGAGTGACCTGGACCAACCTGCCTTCCAGCAGCTG GTCTCCTTTTCTGAGTCCGGCTCCCTGGGCAACTCCTCCGGCAGCGACGTGACCTCCCTGTCCTCGCAGCTCCCGGACACGCCCAACAGCATGGTGCCGAGTCCGGTGGAGACGTGA